Proteins encoded by one window of Chthonomonadales bacterium:
- a CDS encoding DegT/DnrJ/EryC1/StrS family aminotransferase, translated as MPFTAPSSPFGVCVWPVPSQNLARAVEYPQYAREVLAHAGVCHADIAPEDLGEALPALRVLLTVGEGRPDPTLASGLDEWVRGGGAWISVGSACGLDAAFGVAPEDPAFASWAGGAVTLGEGYLEPASGHPAVADLPLPLHYFNGAAVRAVGAEVLARCLDPRGGRTGRAAVTLMRDGAGWRMLIAPDLTGAIVRIQQGIAVTRDGPPAPDGTAPTSDGVLKSDDGIVLDWDLDRRPVPGIPGMRAFLEPVADLWREVLLRAVLHAARDRGLCLPLLWFYPRGLPALAHLSHDTDLNHPARALELLEVLAEAGVRATWCVILPGYPAEVIAAIGARGHELAMHFDAMSDGTLWSEDAFHEQHRLLTEAFSGARPVSNKNHYLRWEGDADVWEWCVRRGILLDQSKGASKTGAAGYGFGACHPYRPVTPDGRVLDVLEMVTCTQDMEVFVPRAFSAALTETALRHHGVLHMLYHPAHIDKPGVADSLRECAADARARGMEWWTAREIAEWERARRAAAWDSHAAAPGEASAVLRAGEAMPGATVLWLAPEGARMEVDGAPCAVEEVERWGLRFASVSLDAPAGSATRLSARWVAPPEAAAPPPDDATPAIAGGAPAMAGPYGRETRYGEPELRQLREALEQGTLFYAQGRKVRALEEAFANRLGLGHAVACSSGTAAIHAALIALGVSPGDEVITSPITDMGSVIPILFQGAVPVFADVDPRTANLDPAAVERAITPRTRAVVAVHLAGNACDLDALSALCSARGVPLVEDCAQALGCTYRGRPAGTRGAVGCFSLNEFKHISCGDGGLVVTEDPDLAVRLQLAVDKCYDRRPGVAVRNPTFLAANYRMTELQGAVALAQLGRLDDIVARRRAWCSALTTALAGTPGLLLPEPTTGCDPSWWFYLMRVDRERLGADADGLAAALRAEGLPTGAHYIGQCVYEYPLFVDHAAFARGAHPFAARPYGAGLCPSAEEVLRTCVLLSVNEGYTREDLEGTARGIRRSAAWLAARGAPAAGG; from the coding sequence ATGCCCTTCACGGCTCCGTCGTCGCCCTTCGGAGTGTGCGTGTGGCCCGTGCCTTCGCAGAATCTGGCCCGCGCCGTCGAGTATCCCCAGTACGCCAGGGAGGTGCTCGCGCATGCCGGCGTGTGCCATGCCGACATCGCACCCGAGGACCTCGGCGAGGCGCTCCCGGCCCTGCGCGTCCTGCTCACCGTGGGCGAGGGGCGGCCCGACCCGACGCTGGCGTCGGGCCTCGACGAGTGGGTGCGCGGCGGCGGAGCGTGGATCAGCGTGGGCAGCGCCTGTGGCCTGGACGCGGCCTTCGGCGTGGCGCCCGAGGATCCTGCCTTTGCCTCATGGGCCGGCGGCGCCGTCACGCTGGGCGAGGGCTATCTGGAGCCCGCCAGCGGCCACCCCGCCGTGGCCGACCTCCCTCTCCCGCTCCACTACTTCAATGGGGCCGCGGTGCGCGCTGTCGGCGCCGAGGTGCTCGCGCGCTGCCTGGACCCGCGCGGCGGCCGCACCGGGCGGGCCGCCGTCACGCTCATGCGTGACGGCGCCGGCTGGCGCATGCTGATCGCGCCCGACCTCACCGGCGCCATCGTGCGCATCCAGCAAGGCATCGCCGTGACGCGCGACGGCCCCCCCGCTCCCGACGGAACCGCGCCCACGTCCGACGGCGTCCTCAAGAGCGACGACGGCATCGTGCTCGACTGGGACCTGGATCGCCGGCCCGTGCCCGGCATACCGGGGATGCGCGCCTTCCTGGAGCCGGTGGCCGACCTGTGGCGGGAGGTGCTGCTGCGCGCAGTTCTGCACGCGGCGCGTGACCGCGGCCTCTGCCTCCCGCTTCTCTGGTTCTACCCGCGCGGACTCCCCGCACTGGCCCACCTCTCGCACGACACCGACCTGAACCACCCGGCGCGGGCCCTCGAGCTGCTGGAGGTGCTCGCCGAGGCGGGCGTGCGCGCCACCTGGTGCGTGATCCTGCCCGGCTACCCCGCCGAGGTGATCGCCGCCATCGGCGCGCGCGGCCACGAGCTCGCCATGCACTTCGACGCGATGTCCGACGGCACGCTCTGGTCGGAGGATGCCTTCCACGAGCAGCACCGCCTTCTGACGGAGGCGTTCAGCGGCGCTCGGCCCGTGAGCAACAAGAACCACTACCTGCGCTGGGAGGGCGACGCGGACGTCTGGGAGTGGTGCGTCCGGCGCGGCATCCTGCTCGACCAGTCCAAGGGGGCCTCGAAGACGGGCGCAGCCGGCTATGGCTTCGGCGCCTGCCACCCCTATCGCCCGGTCACGCCGGACGGCCGCGTGCTGGACGTGCTGGAGATGGTGACGTGCACCCAGGACATGGAGGTGTTCGTGCCGCGCGCCTTCTCCGCCGCGCTCACCGAGACGGCACTGCGCCACCATGGCGTGCTGCACATGCTCTACCATCCCGCCCACATCGACAAGCCGGGCGTCGCCGACTCGCTGCGCGAGTGCGCGGCGGACGCGCGGGCGCGCGGCATGGAGTGGTGGACCGCGCGCGAGATCGCCGAGTGGGAGCGCGCGCGGCGGGCGGCGGCCTGGGACAGCCATGCCGCCGCGCCGGGCGAGGCGAGCGCCGTGCTGCGCGCCGGTGAGGCGATGCCGGGCGCCACGGTGCTCTGGCTGGCGCCGGAGGGCGCGCGGATGGAGGTGGACGGCGCCCCGTGCGCCGTGGAGGAGGTGGAGCGCTGGGGCTTGCGGTTTGCATCGGTGAGCCTGGACGCGCCGGCCGGCTCGGCCACGCGGCTCTCCGCCCGCTGGGTCGCCCCGCCGGAGGCCGCCGCGCCGCCGCCGGACGACGCCACCCCGGCGATCGCTGGCGGCGCGCCGGCCATGGCCGGGCCCTACGGCCGCGAGACGCGCTACGGCGAGCCGGAGTTGCGGCAACTGCGCGAGGCGCTGGAGCAGGGAACGCTCTTCTACGCGCAGGGCCGCAAGGTGCGGGCGCTGGAGGAGGCCTTCGCGAATCGGCTGGGCCTGGGCCACGCCGTCGCCTGCTCCAGCGGCACGGCGGCCATCCACGCCGCGCTCATCGCGCTGGGCGTGTCGCCCGGCGACGAGGTGATCACCTCGCCGATCACCGATATGGGCTCCGTGATCCCCATCCTCTTCCAGGGAGCTGTGCCCGTGTTCGCCGACGTGGACCCGCGCACCGCCAACCTGGATCCCGCCGCCGTCGAGCGCGCGATCACGCCGCGCACGCGGGCCGTCGTGGCCGTGCACCTGGCCGGCAACGCGTGCGACCTGGACGCGCTCTCCGCGCTCTGCTCGGCGCGGGGAGTGCCGCTCGTGGAGGACTGCGCGCAGGCACTCGGCTGCACCTACCGCGGCCGGCCGGCGGGCACGCGAGGCGCCGTCGGGTGCTTCAGCCTCAACGAGTTCAAGCACATCTCCTGCGGTGACGGCGGCCTGGTCGTGACGGAGGACCCCGACCTGGCCGTGCGGCTCCAGTTGGCCGTTGACAAGTGCTACGACCGGCGGCCGGGAGTCGCCGTGCGCAACCCCACCTTCCTGGCCGCCAACTATCGCATGACCGAGCTGCAGGGCGCGGTCGCGCTGGCGCAACTGGGTCGGCTGGACGACATCGTGGCGCGGCGACGGGCCTGGTGCTCGGCGCTCACGACGGCCCTCGCCGGCACGCCCGGTCTCCTGTTGCCGGAGCCGACCACCGGGTGCGACCCGTCGTGGTGGTTCTACCTGATGCGCGTCGACCGGGAGCGGCTCGGCGCCGACGCCGACGGCCTGGCGGCCGCGCTGCGGGCAGAGGGCCTCCCGACTGGCGCGCACTACATCGGCCAGTGCGTCTACGAGTACCCGCTCTTCGTCGACCACGCCGCGTTCGCGCGCGGGGCGCATCCCTTCGCGGCGCGCCCCTATGGCGCGGGCCTCTGCCCGAGCGCCGAGGAGGTGCTGCGCACCTGCGTGCTGCTCAGCGTGAACGAGGGCTACACGCGCGAGGACCTGGAGGGCACGGCGCGCGGCATCCGGCGATCGGCGGCCTGGCTGGCCGCGCGCGGAGCACCCGCCGCGGGCGGGTAG
- a CDS encoding DUF4038 domain-containing protein, protein MHLATLLTALGTALALAPPARAAAPSPASATVWQPWQTALEAARPREDPLSVTVRAEIAGPRGERIRAVGFWDGGRTYRVRCAFPAPGTWRWRTECSDATDTGLHGRSGTVRVAAYRGSNPLFRHGFLRVSDNRRYLCHTDGTPFFWLGDTAWAAPLKARDADWDVYLRRRRAQGFTVIQVGIAPEWAGEVDAAGERPFVGEGIRAPNPRFWRSFEDKIRRANAAGFPVLVVGVMEPTTRYPAEPDAVRFARYLAARLCGSAVMLSPSFDSSHMPLADAVGRALRETVTAQLITQHPGTPGGQPTAIWSEEYFDRPYLDFVGVQSGHNSGNRERCASQAVNWVLHLYRREPHRPVVNLEAMYDGQGVNAWTADDARRLAWLSLLSGAAGYTYGAGEMRRGMAGDGGVWGWVTDPAAPDYWRKALEWPSAAQMSVVRRVLTGVDWWDLEPAPERVLSDERSAQRRPVIAVARGGRLAVAYLPAGGRARLDLDGMTGPLEARWIDPSTGAERAGGRVEAERGATLTAPGSRDRVLVLRATKPAGRANDR, encoded by the coding sequence ATGCATCTCGCAACCCTCCTGACCGCGCTCGGCACCGCCCTCGCGCTCGCGCCTCCGGCCCGCGCGGCGGCCCCGAGTCCCGCGTCGGCCACCGTCTGGCAGCCCTGGCAAACGGCGCTGGAGGCCGCCCGACCGCGCGAGGATCCGCTCTCCGTGACGGTCCGGGCCGAGATCGCCGGGCCGCGCGGCGAGCGGATCCGCGCGGTGGGCTTCTGGGACGGTGGCCGGACCTACCGCGTCCGTTGCGCCTTCCCGGCCCCCGGCACGTGGCGCTGGCGCACGGAGTGCTCCGACGCCACCGACACCGGCCTTCACGGGCGCTCCGGCACCGTGCGCGTGGCAGCCTATCGCGGCTCGAACCCGCTCTTTCGGCACGGCTTCTTACGCGTCAGCGACAACCGGCGCTACCTCTGCCACACGGACGGCACCCCCTTCTTCTGGCTCGGCGACACCGCGTGGGCGGCGCCGCTGAAGGCCCGCGATGCCGACTGGGACGTCTACCTGCGCCGCCGGCGGGCGCAGGGCTTCACGGTGATCCAGGTGGGCATCGCGCCCGAGTGGGCGGGAGAGGTCGACGCCGCCGGGGAGAGACCATTCGTGGGCGAGGGGATCCGCGCGCCAAACCCGCGCTTCTGGCGCTCGTTCGAGGACAAGATCCGCCGCGCCAATGCCGCGGGCTTCCCCGTGCTGGTGGTCGGCGTGATGGAGCCGACGACCCGCTATCCCGCCGAGCCGGACGCGGTGCGATTCGCGCGTTACCTGGCCGCGCGCCTGTGCGGCAGCGCCGTAATGCTCTCGCCGAGCTTCGACAGCTCCCATATGCCCCTCGCCGACGCGGTGGGCCGCGCGCTGCGCGAGACGGTGACCGCGCAGCTCATCACGCAGCACCCGGGCACTCCGGGCGGCCAACCGACGGCGATCTGGTCGGAGGAGTACTTCGACCGGCCCTACCTGGACTTCGTGGGCGTGCAGAGCGGGCACAACAGCGGCAACCGCGAGCGGTGCGCCTCGCAGGCCGTCAACTGGGTCCTGCACCTCTACCGCCGCGAGCCGCACCGACCGGTGGTGAACCTGGAGGCGATGTACGATGGCCAGGGCGTCAACGCCTGGACCGCGGACGATGCCCGCCGGCTGGCATGGCTCTCGCTGCTCTCCGGCGCCGCCGGCTACACCTACGGCGCCGGCGAGATGCGGCGTGGCATGGCGGGCGACGGCGGCGTGTGGGGCTGGGTGACCGACCCGGCCGCTCCGGACTACTGGCGCAAGGCGCTCGAATGGCCCAGCGCCGCCCAGATGAGCGTGGTGCGCCGCGTTCTCACGGGGGTCGACTGGTGGGACCTGGAGCCGGCGCCCGAGCGCGTGCTCTCGGACGAGCGATCCGCGCAGCGACGGCCGGTGATCGCGGTGGCGCGCGGCGGCCGCCTGGCCGTGGCCTACCTGCCCGCCGGAGGGCGCGCCAGGCTCGACCTGGACGGCATGACGGGGCCGCTGGAGGCGCGCTGGATCGATCCGAGCACGGGCGCGGAGCGGGCCGGCGGCCGCGTTGAGGCGGAGCGCGGGGCCACGCTGACAGCGCCCGGGAGCCGGGACCGCGTGCTGGTGCTGCGGGCCACGAAGCCCGCGGGCAGGGCGAACGACCGATGA